A part of Maridesulfovibrio hydrothermalis AM13 = DSM 14728 genomic DNA contains:
- a CDS encoding dipeptidase, producing the protein MKRILSVIIAVSVLLAAYPVFACTTTLTGKKASADGSVMVSHSDDGLGDGRLIYVPAMDHKKGSMRPVYYDACALGYKPEWGASETQRLVTKERGPGYDTPGVPLSVPIGYIPQVEHTYAYFDANYGIMNEHQLSIGECTDKAKVEPEPAPGKRIFYSSELSRVALERCKKAKDAVKLMGALIDKYGYYGTGETLLVADPEEGWVFEMCGYDAEGTGGVWVAKRVPDDSFFVAANQFRIREVKKGARDMMFSADIFDIAKKKGWWNPSDGPLDWAKVYGDGEFHHPYYSLRRVWRAQSLVAPSKNLPAWVEGAFTKKYPFAVKPDQKLSVEDVFRIHRDNYEGTEFDLTKGLAAGPFNDPNRFEGRAESVAGSEEPLSTVKGAFERPLNIYRCVYAYVNQSRKWLPDAVGGLTWFGPDRPATAVLMPFYAGVNNLPEPIQKGDILKFEKDSMWTAFNYVANYAMLKYGFMIKDIHAVRDHFEMQSFGRQKQLEQNAAELIDDKRDAEARKLLTGYCEDNADNVLKAWWKLSEDLYIKYNDGYLNTSAGIAQSVFYPAWWLKKVGYENGPLTYKRNSGEK; encoded by the coding sequence ATGAAAAGAATTTTATCTGTAATTATCGCTGTTTCCGTGCTTCTTGCGGCTTATCCTGTTTTTGCCTGCACTACGACTCTTACTGGTAAGAAGGCTTCGGCTGACGGGTCGGTCATGGTTTCACATTCTGATGACGGCCTTGGGGACGGGCGTCTGATCTATGTACCGGCTATGGATCATAAGAAAGGAAGCATGCGTCCAGTTTATTATGATGCCTGCGCGCTGGGATATAAACCGGAATGGGGAGCCAGTGAAACTCAAAGACTGGTCACCAAAGAACGTGGACCGGGTTACGATACTCCCGGTGTTCCTTTAAGCGTTCCTATCGGTTATATTCCGCAGGTTGAACATACTTATGCCTATTTTGATGCCAATTACGGCATTATGAATGAGCATCAGCTTTCCATCGGTGAGTGCACTGATAAAGCCAAAGTTGAACCGGAGCCTGCGCCGGGCAAACGGATTTTTTATTCTTCCGAGCTTTCCAGAGTTGCGCTTGAACGCTGTAAAAAAGCAAAGGATGCTGTAAAACTCATGGGCGCGCTTATTGATAAATACGGTTATTATGGAACAGGTGAAACCCTGCTTGTTGCCGATCCCGAAGAGGGATGGGTTTTTGAAATGTGCGGTTATGATGCAGAGGGAACCGGAGGGGTCTGGGTGGCTAAGCGTGTTCCTGATGATTCTTTTTTTGTAGCAGCCAACCAGTTCCGCATCCGTGAGGTGAAGAAGGGAGCCAGGGACATGATGTTCTCGGCTGATATTTTTGACATTGCCAAGAAAAAGGGCTGGTGGAATCCCAGTGATGGACCATTGGACTGGGCAAAAGTTTACGGTGATGGCGAATTTCATCATCCTTATTACTCTCTGCGTAGAGTCTGGCGGGCGCAATCACTCGTTGCTCCGTCGAAGAATCTGCCGGCATGGGTTGAAGGGGCTTTTACTAAAAAGTATCCTTTTGCAGTCAAGCCTGACCAGAAACTCAGTGTTGAAGATGTTTTCCGCATTCATCGCGATAACTACGAAGGGACTGAATTCGATTTGACCAAAGGTTTGGCCGCAGGACCGTTTAATGATCCCAACCGTTTTGAAGGACGGGCCGAATCTGTGGCTGGGAGTGAGGAGCCTTTAAGCACCGTCAAGGGGGCTTTTGAACGTCCTCTGAATATATACCGCTGTGTCTACGCTTATGTGAATCAGTCTCGTAAGTGGCTTCCTGACGCTGTCGGCGGATTGACATGGTTCGGACCTGACAGACCCGCAACCGCGGTACTGATGCCTTTCTATGCCGGAGTCAACAATTTGCCGGAACCTATCCAGAAAGGGGATATTTTAAAATTTGAAAAGGACAGCATGTGGACTGCGTTCAACTATGTAGCGAACTATGCCATGCTTAAATATGGGTTTATGATTAAAGATATTCACGCAGTGCGTGATCATTTTGAAATGCAATCCTTTGGCAGGCAAAAACAGCTTGAACAAAATGCAGCCGAACTCATAGATGATAAACGTGATGCTGAAGCCAGAAAGCTGCTTACCGGGTACTGCGAAGATAATGCAGACAACGTACTTAAGGCATGGTGGAAACTTTCTGAAGATCTCTACATCAAATATAATGATGGTTATCTTAATACCTCTGCCGGCATAGCTCAGTCGGTCTTTTATCCTGCATGGTGGCTTAAAAAAGTAGGTTATGAAAACGGGCCGCTTACTTATAAGCGCAACTCAGGAGAAAAATAA
- a CDS encoding ACP S-malonyltransferase has product MSDLSILFPGQGSQEPAMGRDLAEKWSEAMDMWKFAESESGIALREIYWEGNAADMAKTDALQPALTVVNLSLWQYLKDSLKPAATAGHSLGEFASLGASGVLSVEDTIKAVSLRGKLMSQVANADHGMAAVLKLAQSDVEEAVEFGASETGKQLRIANYNSPAQYVISGEKAALDAAGTVIKEKKGRAIALPVSGAFHSPLIQEAADEFASYLKKLHWNSPAFPVYFNATASTESNPEEIKKIMCSQMTSSVRWIEIIASQYAAGMHSFFELGPKGVLTKLLAANLKGQDYEGKGIGSLEQADALK; this is encoded by the coding sequence ATGTCTGATTTATCTATACTTTTCCCCGGACAGGGATCTCAGGAACCCGCAATGGGACGCGATTTGGCAGAAAAATGGTCCGAAGCAATGGACATGTGGAAATTCGCGGAATCCGAATCAGGTATTGCGCTGCGTGAAATCTACTGGGAAGGAAACGCAGCTGACATGGCAAAAACCGATGCCCTGCAACCCGCTCTGACCGTAGTAAACCTTTCTCTCTGGCAGTATCTTAAAGACAGCCTCAAGCCCGCAGCCACAGCCGGACACAGTCTTGGCGAATTCGCATCTCTCGGTGCATCAGGGGTTCTTTCTGTCGAAGATACCATTAAAGCCGTTTCACTGCGCGGCAAACTCATGTCACAGGTTGCAAATGCCGACCACGGCATGGCCGCTGTTCTTAAACTTGCCCAGTCCGACGTTGAGGAAGCGGTAGAATTCGGCGCAAGCGAAACCGGAAAACAGCTTCGCATTGCCAACTACAATTCTCCGGCTCAGTATGTAATCAGCGGTGAAAAAGCAGCTCTCGATGCTGCTGGAACTGTGATCAAAGAAAAGAAAGGCCGTGCTATCGCGCTGCCTGTAAGCGGCGCATTTCACAGCCCGCTAATTCAGGAAGCAGCTGACGAATTTGCATCATATCTTAAAAAACTTCATTGGAACTCCCCCGCATTTCCAGTTTATTTCAATGCAACCGCGTCCACGGAGTCAAATCCTGAAGAAATTAAAAAAATCATGTGCTCCCAGATGACTTCATCCGTTCGCTGGATCGAAATCATCGCCAGCCAGTACGCCGCCGGTATGCACTCTTTCTTTGAGCTAGGCCCCAAGGGAGTGCTGACCAAACTGCTCGCAGCCAACCTTAAGGGACAGGATTACGAAGGCAAAGGCATCGGTAGTCTCGAACAGGCTGACGCTTTAAAATAA
- a CDS encoding response regulator: MAHILVLDDVVDAGILVKRILERKGHNVSVFSEEEEAIDLVAKKKVDLAILDIKLKKMTGVEVLEEMKKAAPDLKVIMLTGYPTLETARESLKHGANEYCVKPIDKDELESKVEDVLTG; this comes from the coding sequence ATGGCGCATATTCTGGTTCTTGATGATGTGGTGGACGCAGGGATACTTGTAAAACGTATTCTTGAACGCAAAGGGCATAACGTTTCTGTTTTCTCCGAAGAGGAGGAAGCGATAGACCTTGTGGCAAAAAAAAAGGTTGATCTGGCAATTCTGGATATCAAGCTTAAGAAAATGACCGGAGTGGAAGTGCTGGAAGAAATGAAAAAGGCAGCCCCGGATCTGAAAGTAATCATGCTTACAGGGTATCCGACCCTTGAGACTGCCCGCGAATCATTGAAGCACGGAGCCAACGAGTATTGCGTCAAGCCTATAGATAAAGATGAGCTTGAATCAAAGGTTGAAGATGTTCTGACAGGTTAA
- a CDS encoding sodium-dependent transporter yields MQKRETWGSRTGFIMAAVGSAIGLGNIWRFPYMVYENGGGAFLIPYFVAMLAAGIPFMILEFGLGQKFKGSAPKTFASISKRWEWLGWWQVMVAFIITTYYVVVIAWAINYLVLSFTQGWGDAPKDFFFGQFLGLTDSPMNLGSVQSSIFSATAAAWFFTFIAVFTGVKSGIERVSKIFMPLLFILVFIFIGRGLMLPGATEGLNWLFKPDFSAIMNGKVWADAFGQIFFSLSIGFGIMLAYSSYLPKDSDINNNACMTVFINCGFSIISGIMIFSVLGYMAQQQGVPVSEVAGSGVGLAFITLPTAINLMPAPVFFGVLFFLALVVAGLSSMISLCEVTVSALIDKLNITRKVAASIICALGFMVSIAFTTGGGLLLLDIVDHFVNNFGILIGGFIEIIFVAWLCDIEDLREHVNKTSEIKVGSMWTNSLRFIVPTMLGIMLVMNFVGDISENYGGYSNAAIMAFGWSLLVVFLATALLLSRKEYAFAGILGKNKSFLKRR; encoded by the coding sequence ATGCAAAAGAGAGAAACATGGGGTTCCCGTACCGGCTTTATTATGGCCGCCGTGGGCTCTGCAATCGGGCTGGGTAATATCTGGCGTTTTCCGTATATGGTTTATGAAAACGGAGGCGGTGCATTCCTGATCCCTTATTTCGTGGCAATGCTTGCTGCGGGTATTCCCTTCATGATTCTTGAATTCGGCCTTGGTCAGAAATTCAAAGGTTCCGCTCCCAAAACTTTTGCTTCTATTTCCAAACGCTGGGAATGGCTCGGCTGGTGGCAGGTTATGGTCGCTTTTATTATTACAACTTATTATGTTGTTGTAATCGCATGGGCCATTAACTACCTTGTCCTTTCATTTACTCAAGGATGGGGAGACGCACCGAAAGACTTTTTCTTCGGCCAATTTTTGGGACTTACTGATTCTCCCATGAACCTCGGTAGTGTTCAAAGCTCGATCTTCAGCGCGACTGCCGCTGCATGGTTCTTTACTTTCATTGCTGTCTTTACCGGTGTTAAATCCGGTATTGAAAGAGTCAGCAAAATATTCATGCCGCTCCTTTTCATACTTGTATTTATTTTCATCGGCCGCGGGCTTATGCTGCCCGGTGCAACTGAGGGGCTGAACTGGCTCTTCAAACCCGATTTTTCCGCGATTATGAACGGCAAGGTCTGGGCTGATGCATTCGGTCAGATTTTTTTCAGTCTCTCTATCGGGTTCGGTATTATGCTGGCTTACTCCAGCTACCTTCCTAAAGATTCAGATATCAATAACAATGCCTGCATGACTGTATTCATCAACTGTGGATTCAGTATAATTTCAGGTATTATGATCTTCAGCGTGCTCGGCTATATGGCTCAGCAGCAGGGTGTTCCTGTCAGTGAAGTCGCCGGCTCGGGTGTCGGGCTTGCTTTTATCACTCTGCCTACTGCGATCAACCTGATGCCTGCACCTGTTTTCTTCGGTGTTCTTTTCTTTCTTGCCCTTGTTGTAGCAGGACTTTCTTCCATGATCTCTTTGTGTGAAGTTACTGTTTCAGCTCTCATCGACAAATTGAATATTACCCGCAAAGTGGCCGCTTCTATTATCTGCGCCCTCGGTTTTATGGTCAGCATCGCTTTCACTACAGGCGGCGGGCTGCTCCTGCTTGATATCGTTGACCATTTTGTCAACAATTTCGGAATTCTGATCGGCGGGTTTATTGAGATTATATTCGTTGCATGGCTCTGCGATATTGAAGATCTGCGTGAACACGTGAACAAGACTTCTGAAATAAAAGTCGGTTCCATGTGGACAAACAGTCTGCGTTTCATCGTTCCGACTATGCTCGGCATAATGCTGGTAATGAACTTTGTCGGCGATATCTCTGAAAACTACGGTGGCTACTCCAACGCAGCGATCATGGCTTTCGGCTGGTCGCTTCTGGTTGTTTTTCTTGCAACAGCTCTTCTTCTTTCTCGTAAAGAATATGCTTTTGCAGGAATCCTGGGCAAAAATAAAAGCTTCCTTAAAAGGAGATAG
- a CDS encoding MetS family NSS transporter small subunit — translation MTTSAIIMMIFGLLITWGGAIACFRIVFKNK, via the coding sequence ATGACTACCAGTGCAATCATTATGATGATATTCGGCCTTCTGATCACATGGGGCGGAGCTATCGCCTGTTTCCGTATTGTTTTTAAGAACAAGTAA
- a CDS encoding sigma-54-dependent transcriptional regulator has protein sequence MNKSILIVDDEGGIRYSLRGILEDEGFEVSEAETGELALSHLADEKPDLVFLDIWLPGMDGLEVLDRIKKEWDWLPVVMISGHGNIETAVSAIKKGAFDFIEKPLSLEKVVITAEKAVEFSRLQSENKALRTRIETEQPARLTGNSSSIDSMREVIGQVAPTDAWVLITGENGTGKEIVARSIHSLSSRSENPLVAVNCAAIPEELIESELFGHEKGAFTGAEKAQEGKFELADRGTLFLDEIGDMSLKTQAKILRILQEQCFERVGGRKTISVNVRVIAATNKDLFKEIKKGSFREDLYYRLKVFPLEVPPLRDRSEDIPLLISEFITRLNKQHGFKPLTFTDSALKVLTRYSWPGNVRELKNFVERMLILFSGKEVGPDKLPPEITDGPQVEAKNQEQIPLPLPEGELDFKKARAEFEAQFLETKLKEYKGSVSKLAEAVGLERSSLYRKLKAYEIQVD, from the coding sequence ATGAATAAATCCATACTGATAGTAGACGATGAAGGCGGCATCAGATATTCCCTGCGCGGAATTCTTGAGGATGAAGGGTTTGAGGTGAGTGAAGCTGAGACAGGAGAACTTGCCCTGAGCCATCTTGCTGACGAAAAGCCGGATCTTGTTTTCCTCGATATCTGGCTTCCGGGTATGGACGGTCTGGAAGTCCTCGACCGCATAAAAAAAGAATGGGACTGGCTGCCCGTGGTCATGATTTCAGGACACGGAAACATTGAAACAGCAGTTTCTGCTATCAAAAAGGGGGCATTTGATTTTATTGAAAAACCCCTTTCACTGGAAAAAGTAGTAATCACTGCTGAAAAAGCCGTTGAATTTTCACGCCTGCAATCAGAAAATAAAGCACTGCGCACCCGCATTGAAACCGAGCAGCCTGCCAGACTTACCGGTAATTCAAGCTCTATCGACTCCATGCGTGAAGTTATCGGACAAGTAGCTCCCACCGACGCATGGGTGCTCATAACCGGCGAAAACGGAACAGGCAAAGAAATCGTCGCCCGCTCCATCCATTCGCTAAGTTCAAGATCCGAGAACCCGTTAGTTGCTGTAAACTGCGCAGCTATCCCTGAAGAACTCATTGAATCAGAACTTTTCGGTCATGAAAAAGGGGCTTTTACCGGCGCGGAAAAAGCGCAGGAAGGAAAGTTTGAATTAGCAGATCGGGGCACTCTCTTTCTTGATGAAATAGGAGATATGAGCCTCAAGACTCAAGCCAAGATTTTGCGGATTCTGCAAGAGCAGTGCTTTGAAAGAGTTGGCGGACGCAAAACCATCAGCGTTAACGTACGGGTAATTGCCGCTACCAATAAAGATCTTTTTAAGGAAATTAAAAAAGGCAGCTTCCGTGAAGATTTATACTACAGACTAAAAGTATTTCCGCTGGAAGTTCCGCCGCTTCGGGACAGATCGGAAGACATCCCTCTGCTCATCAGTGAATTCATTACCCGGCTCAACAAACAGCACGGATTCAAACCCCTGACTTTTACCGACAGCGCCCTTAAGGTTCTCACCCGCTATTCATGGCCCGGAAATGTACGTGAACTTAAGAATTTCGTAGAACGCATGCTCATTTTGTTCAGCGGTAAGGAAGTGGGACCGGATAAGCTGCCTCCAGAAATTACCGACGGCCCGCAGGTCGAGGCTAAAAATCAAGAACAGATCCCGCTTCCCCTGCCCGAAGGTGAACTGGATTTCAAAAAAGCCCGCGCAGAATTTGAAGCTCAATTCCTAGAAACCAAGCTTAAAGAATATAAAGGCAGCGTATCCAAACTAGCAGAAGCTGTCGGGCTGGAGCGCAGCTCACTGTACCGCAAGCTCAAAGCCTATGAAATTCAAGTTGACTAA
- a CDS encoding HD domain-containing phosphohydrolase, which translates to MIPHNSDSNAADPASRILIVEDEAIVALDIKGRLNALGYTVIGIAPSGEKALKLATEHIPDLILMDIMLEGAMDGIDTAAAITAEYSVPIVYLTAYADTETLKRAKITQPFGYIIKPFEDRELNLTIEMALYKHKAECALNENRRWLTTTFNSIGDAVITTDKYGKIKSVNTAATHLMGTTIESLYGHDFIDKINIVTPQTFKPIKLFDDYKSGSIIDDAVLKTKRRITPVSVNVSSIEDKNNSIGTVIVLRDISQLKNSEVALKNSLKQLRRTFEETVVSLTSMSEKRDPYTSGHQQRVAELACRIAMKMNMSIEEINSIRIAGILHDIGKISIPAEILSKPTRLTDLEMELMKTHSEAGYEILKGISFPWPVAKMVLQHHERIDGTGYPKGLIGDSILLEARIIAVADVVEAMSSHRPYRPALGLPRAMDEIIRGRGTSYDELIVDACTQVIENDKFSFESRQDHI; encoded by the coding sequence ATGATTCCACACAATTCCGACTCAAATGCTGCTGATCCGGCGTCACGTATTCTTATTGTTGAAGATGAAGCGATAGTTGCCCTTGATATCAAAGGCAGGCTTAACGCTCTGGGCTATACAGTCATCGGCATTGCTCCTTCAGGTGAAAAGGCACTTAAACTGGCAACGGAACACATCCCTGACCTTATTCTTATGGATATCATGCTCGAAGGAGCGATGGATGGTATCGATACAGCCGCTGCAATAACAGCCGAATACTCTGTTCCTATTGTTTACCTGACCGCTTATGCGGACACTGAAACACTTAAGCGCGCTAAAATAACACAGCCTTTCGGTTATATAATTAAACCGTTTGAAGACCGTGAACTGAACCTGACCATTGAAATGGCCCTTTATAAACACAAGGCTGAATGCGCCCTCAACGAAAACCGCCGCTGGCTGACCACAACTTTTAACAGCATCGGTGACGCAGTCATCACCACAGACAAGTACGGCAAAATTAAATCTGTTAACACAGCTGCCACCCATCTGATGGGTACAACCATTGAATCATTATACGGGCATGACTTTATTGATAAAATTAATATAGTCACCCCGCAGACGTTCAAGCCGATAAAACTGTTTGATGACTATAAATCAGGCTCCATCATTGATGATGCTGTGCTAAAAACAAAACGGCGAATCACTCCTGTGTCAGTGAATGTTTCCAGCATTGAGGATAAAAACAACAGCATAGGTACGGTTATCGTACTCCGTGATATTTCACAGCTTAAAAACAGTGAAGTGGCTCTTAAGAACAGTCTCAAACAATTACGCCGCACCTTTGAGGAGACCGTAGTATCCCTGACCTCCATGTCTGAAAAAAGAGACCCCTACACCTCAGGACATCAGCAGCGGGTAGCTGAACTGGCTTGTAGAATTGCCATGAAAATGAACATGTCGATAGAGGAAATCAACAGTATCAGAATTGCCGGCATCCTGCATGATATCGGAAAAATTTCTATTCCTGCTGAAATTCTTTCCAAACCCACCCGGCTGACCGACCTTGAAATGGAACTCATGAAAACTCATTCTGAAGCCGGGTATGAAATCCTCAAAGGAATCTCTTTTCCGTGGCCCGTTGCAAAAATGGTTTTACAGCATCACGAACGAATTGACGGAACCGGATATCCCAAAGGATTGATAGGAGACAGCATTCTGCTGGAGGCAAGAATTATAGCCGTAGCTGACGTAGTTGAGGCAATGAGTTCTCATCGCCCTTATCGACCGGCACTGGGACTGCCCAGAGCAATGGATGAAATTATTCGCGGACGGGGTACATCATACGACGAACTGATCGTAGATGCCTGCACACAGGTAATTGAAAATGATAAGTTTTCATTTGAAAGCCGACAGGATCATATATGA
- a CDS encoding sensor histidine kinase, which produces MTEKPIKISVPDTKQRKRRQREYYLAFFCLVIFVALGFVQLKYIGVNSYLFVGLFNLNFILLLIVLFIVVRNGVKLLLERRRRVLGSKLRTRLVLSFMSLSLVPTLLMFFMAMQFVQVSVDYWFKNQVEESMVQSLELGRAFYASAQEGLERRGENILESIKESRYAWGGKSMKKFLGKKLGEYDLGLLGVIKPDGNKLNWYSQGSWDKAWSEINAKVDWGDLKDHPRFWSTIHPMPGNDMVIGILPVDEGRSGFLIIGENIGQGLLFKLDRVVRGLDEYKQLKTLKYPLKMSLYLTLGVTTLLIILGSIWFGFRLSKELSAPIQALAAGSQRIARGDLTVRLEDRSDDELGFMVQSFNRMAEDLEDSQKSLKTANERLAQQNQELERRGRYMGAVLNNITAGVISLDEEGKISTVNSAIEEMLGINARFVHGKDPLALLPEGELASLIAAARSHMATSPYSQWQRQLSLTVDGRHRKFLVNVVALKSGDSSAGIVAVFEDITELEKMQRIAAWREVARRIAHEIKNPLTPIKLSAQRMQRKFGPEIKDSIFRESTDLIISQVEHLQQMVQEFSAYAKLPEVKLTPDDISPLLEEVVSMYRNSHSNISWNLKYLSKLPRLELDREAMRRTLINLMSNAAEALANIENPAVTMTAMHDSTLGWLRIEVQDNGPGLSADERSRMFEPYFSSKKSGTGLGLTIVKSIVTDHRGFIRVKPAEPHGTIFVLELPT; this is translated from the coding sequence ATGACTGAAAAACCCATCAAAATCAGTGTTCCGGACACCAAACAGCGCAAAAGAAGACAACGCGAATATTATCTGGCTTTTTTCTGTCTCGTTATTTTTGTAGCCCTCGGCTTTGTCCAGCTCAAATATATAGGAGTCAACTCTTATCTGTTTGTAGGCCTTTTCAATCTGAACTTCATCCTGCTGCTTATCGTACTGTTTATTGTCGTGCGCAACGGAGTGAAGCTGCTCCTTGAAAGGCGAAGGCGCGTGCTGGGATCTAAGTTAAGAACCAGACTTGTCCTTTCTTTTATGTCCCTGTCACTTGTGCCGACTTTGCTCATGTTTTTCATGGCCATGCAGTTTGTGCAGGTTTCCGTGGATTACTGGTTCAAGAATCAGGTTGAGGAATCTATGGTCCAGTCCCTTGAACTGGGCCGTGCTTTCTATGCCTCGGCGCAGGAAGGACTGGAACGGCGCGGGGAGAATATTCTCGAATCTATCAAAGAAAGCCGCTACGCATGGGGCGGAAAATCCATGAAAAAATTCCTCGGCAAAAAGCTGGGGGAATATGACCTCGGGCTGCTCGGAGTCATTAAGCCTGATGGTAATAAACTTAACTGGTATTCACAAGGATCATGGGACAAAGCATGGTCGGAAATCAATGCCAAAGTAGACTGGGGAGACCTTAAAGACCACCCCCGATTCTGGTCCACTATCCACCCTATGCCCGGTAATGATATGGTTATCGGAATCCTGCCGGTTGACGAAGGTAGATCCGGCTTTCTGATCATCGGCGAAAATATCGGGCAGGGACTGCTTTTTAAGCTTGACCGCGTTGTACGCGGACTTGATGAGTACAAGCAGCTCAAGACCCTGAAATACCCTCTCAAAATGAGCCTTTACCTCACTCTGGGAGTTACAACCCTGCTTATTATCTTAGGCTCCATATGGTTTGGCTTCAGGTTGTCTAAAGAACTTTCCGCACCGATTCAGGCACTTGCTGCCGGCTCGCAGCGCATTGCCCGCGGCGACCTGACAGTACGCCTTGAAGATCGCTCTGACGACGAGCTGGGATTTATGGTCCAGTCTTTCAACCGCATGGCTGAAGACCTTGAAGACAGCCAGAAAAGCCTTAAAACAGCCAACGAACGGCTGGCCCAGCAGAATCAGGAACTTGAGCGAAGAGGCCGCTACATGGGAGCGGTACTCAATAACATCACTGCCGGAGTTATCTCCCTTGATGAAGAAGGCAAAATAAGCACCGTCAACTCCGCCATTGAAGAAATGCTCGGCATCAACGCCCGCTTTGTACACGGCAAAGACCCACTCGCACTGCTGCCCGAAGGAGAGCTGGCCTCACTTATCGCCGCTGCCCGCTCCCATATGGCAACCAGCCCTTATTCCCAGTGGCAGAGACAGCTTTCACTGACTGTAGACGGACGGCATAGAAAATTTCTGGTCAACGTAGTGGCTCTCAAATCAGGGGACTCAAGTGCAGGCATCGTAGCTGTTTTTGAAGACATTACCGAACTGGAGAAAATGCAGCGTATTGCTGCATGGCGAGAAGTTGCCAGACGCATTGCACACGAAATCAAAAACCCGCTGACCCCTATCAAACTATCCGCACAACGTATGCAAAGGAAATTCGGGCCGGAAATCAAGGATAGTATTTTTCGCGAAAGTACCGACCTTATAATTTCTCAGGTAGAACATTTACAGCAAATGGTTCAGGAGTTTTCGGCCTATGCAAAACTTCCTGAGGTAAAACTTACGCCTGATGATATCTCCCCTCTGCTGGAAGAGGTCGTCAGCATGTACCGCAACAGCCACAGCAATATTTCATGGAATCTTAAATACCTCTCGAAACTTCCGCGTCTTGAGCTGGACAGGGAAGCCATGCGCCGCACCCTCATCAACCTCATGAGCAATGCAGCGGAAGCACTTGCTAACATTGAAAATCCGGCAGTAACCATGACCGCTATGCATGATTCAACTCTAGGCTGGCTGCGTATTGAAGTGCAGGATAACGGTCCCGGACTTTCTGCCGATGAACGCTCCAGAATGTTCGAGCCATATTTCTCAAGCAAAAAAAGCGGAACAGGACTGGGCCTTACTATTGTAAAATCAATCGTCACCGATCACCGGGGATTTATCCGGGTCAAACCGGCCGAACCGCATGGAACCATTTTCGTGCTGGAGCTGCCGACTTGA
- a CDS encoding DUF4390 domain-containing protein — protein MTAKPLHADQQHSYSTPEINIRAVLLCMLCLLSFFAAPADAGTLQLKNMVLDNQAGSIMARFGIFLKNDTLVEDALLNGVRLKLECEAELLKHKSLWPDSQIARKTYSNKLYFDSLSKQFVLEKPGADQIFKNESLTILLREKWRTIVLDLGPWSTLERDERYKLRLKVRLDQTDIPAWLKNTLFFWSWDVIPSVTYQLDFTY, from the coding sequence ATGACGGCAAAGCCACTTCACGCAGACCAACAGCACTCTTACAGCACCCCTGAGATAAATATCCGGGCTGTACTTCTCTGCATGCTTTGTCTGCTCTCTTTTTTTGCTGCTCCGGCAGATGCCGGTACATTGCAGCTTAAAAATATGGTTCTGGACAATCAGGCCGGAAGCATCATGGCCAGATTCGGCATTTTTCTTAAAAACGACACACTGGTGGAAGATGCCCTTTTAAACGGGGTACGCCTAAAGCTTGAATGCGAAGCCGAACTGCTGAAACACAAAAGCCTGTGGCCTGATTCACAGATTGCCCGAAAAACGTATTCAAACAAACTCTACTTTGATTCCCTGTCCAAACAGTTCGTGCTGGAAAAACCCGGCGCAGATCAAATTTTTAAAAATGAAAGCCTGACCATCCTGCTGCGTGAGAAGTGGCGGACCATTGTACTTGATCTCGGACCATGGTCCACTCTTGAACGTGACGAACGCTACAAATTACGCCTGAAAGTCCGGCTTGATCAGACCGATATACCTGCATGGCTGAAAAATACTCTTTTCTTCTGGTCATGGGACGTAATCCCCTCCGTAACTTATCAGCTTGATTTTACATACTGA